In bacterium, one DNA window encodes the following:
- a CDS encoding DUF4388 domain-containing protein, with product MSPDTGSGQQGSSGAVLDPTMSLVGRLEDLSLGEILQIVSLSKRSGLLRLEAPDGMANLYVRAGKVIYSSRSDQKDSVLALLLESGVLREDQVGPLRQVLEEGASTNDFRSLLTETSGLTREAFQDFLRKRVEDLVYSFFLWEEGTFSFQLIEDETRHPLLSRVGPFFLDDGIGAQFLVMEGARLKDEMNRHRPAIPDKGADFPVEGGWEQEFEEQLTGEKTAPSIASEEKPSRPESKETDEFKIPDLLPPLPERISNAVVMIGLPGPLAAEVANGLNDKGITLQVHKDGADGITRIQELRQQRKYPFVLMDIEAAGITDDRVLGGLESVITMWDLGFHLPVGLVCRRELSDDLLRKLSVIPGLTVLNVEDPPSRDSVKSVIELIVQTVHGAQAAEAESPGSSQTAEAEADMDEYYDIRQELSEDLEGIDLPVDTSWEGGRSPRQESQDPHMARLGSFVSELNRQDISGEITLLALRFASDFVSRAILFLVRKEDLKGLGQFGVELPGGQNPDSVVRSLSLPVVENSIFHQVTRSQQSYVGAPTGSVTENALFEALGGGTPRQIYLGPVVSMGKVAVLLYGDDYPGGTGLEPSHTLDIFLSHVGLALDRAFLEMKLKGR from the coding sequence CCGCGCTGGAAAGGTCATCTACTCCTCCAGATCGGACCAGAAGGACAGCGTCCTGGCTCTGCTCCTGGAATCCGGAGTTCTCAGGGAAGACCAGGTCGGGCCCCTGCGGCAGGTCCTCGAGGAAGGCGCGTCCACCAACGATTTCAGGTCCCTTCTTACGGAAACGAGCGGCCTCACCCGGGAGGCGTTCCAGGATTTTTTGAGAAAAAGGGTCGAGGACCTGGTGTATTCCTTTTTCCTTTGGGAGGAAGGGACTTTCAGCTTCCAGCTCATTGAGGACGAGACCAGGCACCCTCTCCTTTCCCGGGTAGGACCATTCTTCCTCGATGACGGTATCGGAGCGCAATTCCTGGTCATGGAGGGGGCCAGGCTGAAGGATGAGATGAACCGCCATCGGCCGGCGATTCCGGACAAGGGTGCTGACTTCCCTGTCGAAGGGGGCTGGGAACAGGAGTTCGAAGAGCAGTTGACGGGGGAAAAGACCGCACCGTCGATTGCTTCCGAAGAGAAGCCGTCCCGGCCGGAATCGAAGGAAACCGACGAGTTCAAGATACCGGACCTGCTGCCTCCTTTGCCGGAGAGGATATCAAACGCTGTCGTGATGATAGGCCTGCCCGGACCCCTGGCCGCCGAGGTGGCCAACGGCCTCAATGACAAAGGTATTACACTGCAGGTGCACAAGGACGGGGCCGATGGTATCACAAGGATCCAGGAACTGCGGCAGCAGCGGAAATATCCCTTTGTCCTTATGGACATAGAGGCTGCCGGGATTACCGACGACAGGGTCCTGGGCGGGTTGGAAAGCGTGATCACCATGTGGGATCTGGGTTTCCATCTCCCGGTGGGGCTGGTATGCAGACGGGAGCTTTCGGATGACCTCCTCCGGAAACTGTCGGTCATCCCGGGATTGACCGTTCTGAATGTGGAGGACCCTCCGTCCAGAGATAGTGTGAAATCGGTTATCGAGCTCATTGTTCAGACTGTTCATGGGGCGCAAGCGGCCGAAGCGGAAAGCCCCGGCTCCTCCCAGACGGCGGAGGCCGAGGCCGATATGGACGAATACTACGATATCCGGCAGGAACTCAGTGAGGACCTGGAAGGGATCGATCTGCCCGTGGACACCAGCTGGGAGGGTGGCAGGAGCCCCCGGCAGGAGTCCCAGGACCCGCACATGGCTCGTCTTGGATCTTTCGTGAGTGAGCTCAACCGCCAGGATATCAGTGGGGAGATAACCCTGCTTGCCCTTCGGTTTGCTTCTGATTTCGTGTCCAGAGCCATCCTGTTCCTGGTCCGCAAGGAGGACCTGAAAGGTCTCGGGCAGTTCGGTGTGGAGCTGCCGGGCGGGCAGAACCCTGACAGCGTTGTCCGGTCCCTCTCCCTCCCCGTCGTGGAGAATTCCATCTTTCACCAGGTGACACGGAGCCAGCAGAGTTACGTGGGAGCGCCCACCGGATCCGTGACCGAGAACGCCCTGTTTGAGGCGTTGGGGGGAGGAACTCCCCGGCAGATCTACCTCGGCCCCGTGGTAAGCATGGGGAAAGTAGCCGTGCTGCTTTACGGGGACGATTATCCGGGCGGCACGGGTCTCGAGCCCAGCCATACCCTGGACATTTTTCTCAGCCATGTCGGGCTTGCCCTGGACAGGGCTTTTCTGGAAATGAAGCTCAAGGGACGATGA
- a CDS encoding response regulator: protein MSKRILVVEDSPMTRSLIVSSLEELGDFTVIEAANGFQALRKLPEVNPDLVITDINMPDINGLEVVRFVKQSDNFRHIPVIIVTTEGRDVDKERGLRLGADRYLIKPFEAEELQRFVQELLG from the coding sequence ATGAGTAAACGGATCCTGGTTGTGGAAGATTCCCCGATGACAAGGTCTCTCATTGTTTCGTCCCTGGAGGAACTGGGGGATTTTACGGTGATCGAGGCGGCCAACGGGTTCCAGGCTTTGCGGAAACTCCCCGAGGTCAATCCTGATCTGGTCATCACCGATATCAACATGCCGGATATAAACGGGCTTGAGGTTGTCCGCTTCGTCAAGCAGAGCGACAACTTCAGGCACATCCCGGTCATCATCGTGACGACGGAGGGCCGGGATGTGGACAAAGAGCGCGGACTCCGTCTCGGTGCCGACCGATACCTGATCAAACCGTTCGAGGCAGAGGAGCTGCAGCGGTTCGTTCAAGAGCTGCTGGGCTGA
- a CDS encoding chemotaxis protein CheA, whose translation MDQSLKDFVAEAEDILESLEESISYLMEINPDDHRKPDIINAVFRHAHSLKGLSGMFNLEGLASLSHKLENLLDSMRLDKVQLSPQVVEVLGQGIQMLMRMVRAVSEGKPDTSVDSSKFLKDLEDLGKGEIDQESDDLSSFISVPGGMTEMLSEYEEHRFRDNIRKRIPFYRVNCSFPLETFDVQLESVGRAIKDIGELLTTLPESGLGDDGNIGFILYFTSREPEEEVISHVGTDDWNLEPVPYTGHAKPSAPTAAPDTEKMVPLEEGDTFEDEIKGLSQTVRVDIAKLDFLMNLVGELVIIKSGYTNVAGRLKGAGGMVPADILVDLEKSNSNMEKKLVDLRDGVMDIRMVPMGQLYNRLQRVSKKIARELGKKVNLQFLGHDTELDKMIMEEMVSPLLHIVRNSLDHGIEDAGTRKAAGKSENGNVKVSAYQQGNHVVLEVEDDGQGIDVEKVRREAIRRGEFRKDDNPSDDEVLSLLFKAGFSTKEDVTEISGRGVGMDVVRKELENIGGAVEIHTQRGKGTRIVLTLPITLAILQALLVRNGTRTYAVPMGSIQETIELSDGQIKTMQGREVITLRDRTLPLIRLDKVFNLQEEQMPGQLFAVVIGMANRTMALVTGELIGKQDIVIKPLGDSFSRSVGLAGAAELGDQTTILVLDVAGLIMESIRLGVMSKRE comes from the coding sequence TTGGATCAGTCGCTGAAAGATTTTGTCGCCGAAGCTGAAGACATACTGGAGAGTCTCGAGGAATCCATAAGCTACCTTATGGAGATCAACCCGGACGATCATAGGAAGCCCGATATCATCAATGCCGTCTTCAGGCACGCCCACTCCCTGAAGGGGTTGTCAGGGATGTTCAACCTCGAGGGACTGGCTTCCCTTTCCCACAAGCTGGAAAACCTTCTGGATTCCATGAGGCTCGACAAGGTTCAGCTCTCTCCCCAGGTTGTCGAGGTCCTCGGGCAGGGCATCCAGATGCTGATGAGAATGGTCAGGGCCGTCAGCGAGGGCAAACCGGATACCTCGGTGGACAGCTCGAAGTTTCTCAAGGACCTGGAAGATCTGGGAAAGGGCGAAATCGACCAGGAAAGCGACGATCTGTCGTCCTTCATCTCGGTTCCGGGGGGGATGACCGAGATGCTCTCCGAATATGAGGAACACCGCTTCAGGGACAACATCCGGAAGAGAATACCTTTTTACCGAGTCAACTGCAGCTTCCCCCTGGAAACATTCGACGTTCAGCTGGAGAGTGTCGGCAGGGCCATCAAGGATATTGGTGAACTCCTCACGACCCTGCCGGAATCGGGCCTGGGTGATGACGGCAATATCGGGTTTATCCTCTATTTCACATCCAGGGAACCGGAGGAAGAGGTTATCTCCCACGTCGGCACTGACGACTGGAACCTGGAGCCGGTGCCTTACACGGGGCACGCAAAGCCGTCCGCTCCCACAGCCGCGCCGGACACCGAGAAAATGGTGCCTTTGGAGGAAGGAGACACCTTCGAGGATGAGATAAAGGGGTTGAGCCAGACGGTGCGAGTGGATATCGCCAAGCTGGATTTCCTCATGAACCTGGTGGGAGAACTGGTGATCATCAAGTCCGGTTATACCAACGTTGCCGGCCGTCTCAAGGGCGCAGGCGGGATGGTGCCCGCCGATATCCTCGTCGACCTCGAAAAGAGCAACTCCAACATGGAGAAGAAGCTTGTCGATCTGAGAGACGGCGTTATGGATATCCGTATGGTTCCCATGGGGCAGCTGTACAACAGACTCCAGAGGGTCTCGAAAAAGATCGCCAGGGAACTGGGGAAAAAGGTCAACCTGCAGTTCCTGGGTCACGATACGGAGCTTGACAAGATGATCATGGAGGAGATGGTCTCACCCCTTCTCCACATCGTGCGCAACTCCCTCGACCACGGCATCGAGGACGCGGGCACAAGGAAGGCGGCCGGAAAGAGCGAAAACGGCAATGTGAAGGTTTCCGCTTACCAGCAGGGTAACCACGTTGTCCTTGAAGTTGAGGATGACGGGCAAGGGATCGACGTTGAAAAGGTCCGCAGGGAAGCGATCCGGCGCGGGGAGTTCAGGAAGGATGATAACCCCTCCGATGACGAGGTTCTGAGCCTCCTGTTCAAGGCCGGTTTTTCGACGAAAGAAGATGTCACGGAGATTTCCGGCCGCGGTGTCGGGATGGACGTCGTCCGCAAGGAACTGGAAAACATCGGCGGTGCTGTTGAGATCCACACCCAAAGGGGCAAGGGAACGAGGATCGTCCTGACGCTCCCCATAACTCTCGCCATCCTTCAGGCGCTCCTGGTCAGGAACGGGACAAGGACCTACGCTGTCCCCATGGGCTCGATCCAGGAGACCATCGAACTGTCTGATGGCCAGATCAAGACCATGCAGGGACGGGAAGTGATCACCCTCAGGGACCGGACACTGCCTCTGATACGGCTCGATAAAGTCTTCAACCTGCAGGAGGAACAGATGCCCGGCCAGCTGTTTGCTGTCGTCATCGGGATGGCGAACCGTACCATGGCGCTTGTGACCGGAGAACTCATCGGCAAACAGGATATCGTCATCAAGCCCCTTGGTGATTCGTTTTCCAGGAGCGTGGGCCTTGCCGGGGCTGCTGAACTCGGAGACCAGACCACGATCCTGGTCCTCGATGTCGCCGGGCTGATCATGGAATCGATCAGGCTCGGTGTCATGAGCAAAAGGGAGTAG
- a CDS encoding AAA family ATPase: protein MYLEFFGLSAKPFDKTPNPAFFYRSPIHEEALARLQYGTEERELTLLTGEIGTGKTMLSRALIDSFNETHLPILMVNPRLSPNQFLKTIARRLGIDSPSYYRNDLLDQINEALFQCYESDICPVIIIDEAQLIPSRSTFDEIRLLTNFQLDDANLLALILIGQPELRKRLKHVSYEAVKQRIGIRYHLGPLGREDTGLYIAHRLSTAGGDPGIVDEEAADVIFRYSGGLPRVINNIAANALLTGFSKDLSVIGPDIVLDVVEDLDLEPV, encoded by the coding sequence ATGTATCTGGAATTTTTCGGGTTGAGCGCGAAACCGTTCGACAAAACCCCGAACCCCGCCTTTTTCTACCGCAGTCCCATCCACGAGGAGGCGCTGGCTCGCCTGCAATACGGGACCGAGGAAAGGGAGCTTACCCTCCTGACCGGTGAGATCGGTACGGGCAAGACCATGCTGAGCAGAGCCCTCATCGACTCCTTCAACGAGACGCACCTGCCCATCCTCATGGTCAATCCGCGTCTTTCACCCAATCAGTTTCTCAAAACCATCGCCCGTAGGCTGGGGATCGACTCGCCCTCCTATTACCGGAACGACCTGCTCGATCAGATCAACGAGGCCCTGTTCCAGTGCTACGAGAGCGACATCTGCCCTGTGATCATCATCGACGAGGCCCAACTCATCCCTTCCAGGTCCACTTTCGACGAGATCCGTCTGCTGACCAATTTCCAGCTCGACGACGCCAACCTGCTTGCCCTCATCCTCATCGGCCAGCCGGAGCTGCGCAAAAGGCTTAAACATGTTTCCTATGAAGCGGTTAAACAGCGTATAGGTATCCGATACCATCTCGGGCCCCTCGGCAGGGAGGATACAGGGCTTTACATCGCTCACCGGCTGAGTACGGCAGGCGGTGATCCCGGTATCGTGGACGAGGAGGCGGCTGATGTGATCTTCCGATATTCCGGGGGGCTGCCGAGGGTTATCAACAACATCGCCGCCAATGCCCTGCTGACCGGATTTTCGAAGGACCTATCGGTGATCGGCCCCGACATCGTTCTTGATGTCGTCGAGGATCTTGACCTCGAACCGGTCTGA
- a CDS encoding chemotaxis protein CheW: MDLVEIRKKAKSRKTKSAKAKADKEKVAAKPVNKEPAARQIQELLPEEAVVAEKAEQLEPAVSSEESAEKESEDMDENKVIASAQDEDSLSSLKEVLMSQHVEKKEEEEEQLQLLTFMLGGEEYALNIMDIKEIIRPRECTEVPRAPEYILGIISLRGTIIPIFDVNKRLGLPVGLRGAQNRIVVVRSREHLFGLHVDSVVQVMDIPLSSIEPPPEILGGVEGDYLRGVGKIDDRLIILLNLGRILAMEEEQGSARQALSPGRKG; encoded by the coding sequence ATGGACCTTGTAGAGATCAGGAAGAAGGCAAAGAGCAGAAAAACCAAGAGCGCCAAGGCGAAAGCCGATAAGGAAAAGGTTGCGGCCAAACCGGTTAATAAGGAGCCGGCCGCCAGGCAGATCCAGGAACTTTTACCGGAAGAGGCGGTTGTCGCCGAGAAGGCTGAACAACTCGAACCGGCCGTTTCAAGCGAGGAATCTGCGGAAAAGGAATCTGAAGATATGGATGAAAACAAGGTCATCGCTTCCGCACAGGATGAGGACAGCCTGAGCAGTCTCAAGGAGGTCCTCATGAGCCAGCACGTGGAAAAAAAAGAGGAGGAAGAGGAACAGCTGCAGCTGCTTACCTTCATGCTGGGTGGTGAGGAATATGCCCTCAACATCATGGATATCAAGGAGATCATCCGCCCGAGGGAATGCACGGAAGTTCCCAGGGCACCCGAATATATCCTCGGCATCATCAGCTTGCGCGGGACCATTATCCCGATCTTCGATGTCAACAAACGCCTTGGTTTGCCTGTAGGTTTACGGGGAGCCCAGAACCGTATCGTGGTCGTACGTTCCAGGGAGCACCTGTTCGGCCTGCACGTGGACAGCGTGGTGCAGGTCATGGACATTCCTCTGAGCAGCATAGAACCTCCCCCGGAGATCCTCGGCGGTGTGGAAGGGGATTATTTAAGGGGAGTCGGGAAGATCGACGACAGGTTGATCATCCTTCTCAACCTGGGGAGGATCCTCGCCATGGAGGAGGAACAAGGATCGGCAAGGCAAGCGCTTTCCCCGGGTCGCAAGGGATAG
- a CDS encoding response regulator, with product MSGDNVDSTSVILLKCTGCGKAYKVHPEKLPRGVTSFPCRACGSLIPIDGINQGADPSGKQQVVIIVVEEKDLAQLIERILVRHGYRGLSVHSGREAVELIHRGHVDLVLISVFLPDMMGYEILDAINEGRKDGSRVPSILLSSVHHAARYKRAPTSLYGADDYLERHHLPDLLIPKIQRLLDSDGSGKPAVDPGMLPPPADEQVRERREIEDLEMREETGGDPVLEDIRRLCRVIAGDIALYNEDVIRATTPGRILEVIVQDLNEGEALLDRKFPGKGELTSQLLRKEMANLLKSRGITDP from the coding sequence ATGAGCGGGGACAACGTGGACTCAACATCCGTCATTCTTCTCAAATGCACCGGTTGCGGCAAGGCGTACAAGGTCCACCCCGAGAAACTGCCCCGGGGTGTCACCAGTTTTCCATGCCGGGCCTGCGGATCCCTTATCCCCATCGACGGGATCAACCAGGGGGCTGATCCGTCGGGTAAGCAGCAGGTGGTCATCATTGTGGTCGAGGAGAAAGATCTGGCCCAGCTCATCGAGCGGATACTCGTTCGACACGGATACCGCGGCCTGTCGGTCCATTCCGGCAGGGAAGCCGTGGAGTTGATTCATCGGGGCCACGTGGACCTCGTCCTGATCAGCGTTTTTCTGCCCGACATGATGGGCTACGAGATCCTTGATGCCATCAACGAAGGGCGAAAAGACGGGAGCAGGGTCCCTTCCATCCTGCTGTCCTCCGTTCACCACGCCGCCAGATACAAAAGAGCGCCTACATCACTATACGGGGCTGACGATTACCTGGAACGCCACCATCTGCCGGATCTTCTCATCCCCAAGATCCAGCGTCTCCTGGACAGTGACGGATCGGGAAAACCGGCCGTGGATCCGGGGATGCTCCCTCCGCCGGCGGACGAACAGGTCAGGGAAAGGCGGGAGATAGAGGACCTGGAGATGAGAGAGGAGACCGGCGGGGATCCGGTCCTGGAGGATATCCGCCGCCTATGCCGGGTTATCGCCGGCGACATCGCCCTTTACAACGAGGATGTCATCCGTGCCACAACACCCGGCCGGATCCTGGAGGTGATTGTCCAGGATCTCAACGAAGGTGAGGCGCTCCTGGATAGGAAGTTCCCCGGCAAGGGAGAACTGACTTCGCAGCTGCTCCGGAAGGAGATGGCCAACCTGCTGAAATCCAGAGGGATCACTGATCCCTAG
- a CDS encoding HEAT repeat domain-containing protein yields MEPDRRKTLIAALSSSDEEERRRSMEELKGDITEGDLAWLVGPLSDESWRVRKEAIEGLKACAPTQELVAAMIPMMDPSRELTLRNSIVEVLEGMGREVTPFLTMHLHVDQPDTRKFLVDILGNIGDVSTIPPIVELLGDQEDNIRAAASEALASIGDPTVTDALMAAIPGSDEWVIFSLLGALDKLRCTEALPMFFQYLDNQLLAKPSLSGIGNLGSTADGVMLMEMVPALSRGAAKASLLAVGTIYRRHAAAGQFAETTALRQAAASAAEEGMVDFLIEQLSVSDQLEKRQSLLAVLGMIGSEKAIQAILQFVDDDALEWDVSLALLTVGTADLTLIKKLLDHFDPLVRRNAVQILEQVGGPGSLPALYEKLDDESGHVRKDAAKAISTIGDSSSIPRLLPLLQDEYSDVAQAAAQALIVIGQKAPGQLSSALVPLQTNADPVFRALLLRIMTEVQTPEWQEMCLSATHDEDSAVRAAAISCLKRSTDPNAVRAVINSLADERPEVRVQAAISLETLKAGEALAPLKAALHDHDPWVRTAAISSLSVQPGAVPEDLEDLLTGNDLMMQTSVVDALGQMAGSGKPGAIGMLERVFDEGTVETRRSVCHILGRVSDSRAYDLIVKAVHDEDPSIRTFAAHALGQQGGEDAAEILRKMAQSDPDRNVRDSVRNIVEA; encoded by the coding sequence ATGGAACCGGACAGAAGAAAAACACTCATAGCAGCTCTTTCCTCTTCCGATGAAGAGGAAAGGCGTCGGTCCATGGAAGAACTCAAGGGAGACATCACGGAGGGAGATCTTGCGTGGCTTGTGGGCCCGCTGTCGGACGAGAGCTGGCGCGTCCGGAAGGAGGCCATAGAGGGGTTGAAGGCCTGCGCGCCCACTCAGGAACTCGTCGCCGCGATGATCCCCATGATGGACCCGTCCAGGGAACTGACCCTGCGGAACTCCATCGTCGAGGTTCTCGAGGGCATGGGGCGGGAAGTCACACCTTTTCTGACCATGCATCTTCACGTTGACCAGCCGGATACACGGAAGTTCCTGGTGGACATCCTCGGGAACATCGGCGATGTTTCGACGATCCCGCCTATTGTGGAACTTCTGGGTGACCAGGAGGACAACATCCGGGCTGCCGCGTCCGAAGCCCTGGCTTCCATCGGAGACCCTACGGTGACGGATGCTCTCATGGCCGCCATCCCCGGTTCTGACGAATGGGTCATTTTCAGCCTCCTGGGGGCCCTGGACAAACTCCGCTGTACAGAGGCCCTTCCCATGTTTTTCCAGTACCTCGACAACCAACTCCTGGCCAAACCTTCCCTTTCGGGGATCGGGAACCTGGGGAGCACTGCCGACGGAGTGATGCTCATGGAGATGGTCCCTGCCCTTTCCAGGGGGGCGGCCAAGGCGTCTTTACTCGCAGTGGGAACGATCTACAGGAGGCATGCAGCAGCCGGGCAGTTTGCTGAAACCACCGCCCTGAGACAGGCTGCTGCATCCGCCGCCGAGGAGGGGATGGTCGATTTTCTCATCGAACAGCTTTCTGTCTCTGACCAGTTGGAAAAGCGCCAGAGCCTCCTGGCTGTCCTCGGTATGATCGGGAGTGAAAAGGCCATTCAGGCGATCCTGCAGTTTGTGGATGACGACGCTCTTGAATGGGATGTGAGCCTAGCCCTCCTCACCGTCGGCACAGCGGACCTGACGCTCATCAAAAAGCTTCTGGATCATTTCGATCCCCTGGTCAGGCGCAATGCTGTGCAGATACTTGAACAGGTTGGAGGTCCGGGGTCGCTGCCGGCCCTGTATGAAAAGCTGGATGACGAGAGCGGACACGTCCGGAAGGATGCGGCCAAGGCCATCTCGACCATAGGAGACAGCAGTTCCATACCCCGCCTCCTCCCGTTACTGCAGGATGAATACAGCGATGTGGCTCAGGCTGCAGCCCAGGCCCTGATCGTCATCGGGCAAAAGGCCCCGGGACAGCTCTCCAGCGCACTGGTGCCTCTCCAGACGAACGCCGATCCGGTGTTCAGAGCGCTCCTCCTGAGGATAATGACCGAGGTGCAGACGCCCGAGTGGCAGGAGATGTGCCTGAGCGCTACCCACGATGAGGATTCGGCGGTCAGGGCGGCGGCGATCAGCTGTCTGAAGAGATCCACCGATCCCAACGCGGTCCGCGCGGTGATCAACTCCCTGGCCGATGAACGCCCCGAGGTCCGGGTTCAGGCTGCGATCAGCCTGGAAACACTCAAGGCCGGCGAGGCCCTCGCTCCTTTGAAGGCGGCTCTCCACGACCATGACCCGTGGGTCAGGACAGCGGCTATTTCCTCTCTGAGCGTACAGCCCGGAGCGGTTCCAGAAGATCTGGAGGACCTGCTCACAGGGAATGATCTCATGATGCAGACCTCTGTCGTGGATGCCCTCGGGCAGATGGCGGGTTCCGGAAAACCTGGCGCCATCGGGATGCTGGAGCGGGTTTTTGACGAAGGGACTGTCGAGACGAGGCGCAGCGTATGCCATATCCTGGGCAGGGTGAGTGACAGCCGGGCTTACGACCTCATTGTGAAAGCCGTCCATGACGAGGACCCGAGCATAAGGACATTCGCGGCCCATGCTCTTGGGCAACAGGGCGGCGAAGATGCCGCGGAGATCCTCCGGAAAATGGCTCAAAGCGATCCTGACCGGAATGTGCGTGATTCGGTGCGGAACATCGTGGAGGCGTAA
- a CDS encoding protein-glutamate O-methyltransferase CheR: protein MLFETAGRVELTDEEFRLLASFIYDYAGMYFDESSRFLLESRLQNRLLEHHFDSFLKYYQYLLYHQDRLAEINAMIDIVTTNETYFFREKNQLEAFAEEILPALAAKNSGKRKIRIWSAGCSTGEEAYTLAILIRQSGLFDSSWKVEIIGTDISQRVLGTARKAVYSQSSFRATEDDQLNTWFHKEGDGKHSVDESIRSMVFFGHLNLMDEKMMGLIGECDVIMCRNVIIYFDKNAKAKVVNSFFKKIAPGGYLLLGHSESLMNITTVFKLKHLTKVMVYQKPEETDI, encoded by the coding sequence ATGCTTTTCGAGACCGCCGGACGCGTAGAGCTTACCGACGAGGAGTTCAGACTTCTCGCGTCGTTCATTTACGACTACGCGGGAATGTATTTCGACGAATCAAGCCGGTTTCTCCTGGAAAGCCGTCTGCAGAACCGTCTCCTGGAACATCATTTCGATTCTTTCCTGAAATATTACCAGTACCTGCTCTATCATCAGGACCGCCTTGCCGAGATCAACGCCATGATCGATATTGTGACCACCAACGAGACCTATTTTTTCCGCGAAAAGAACCAGCTTGAGGCATTCGCCGAGGAGATCCTGCCCGCATTGGCCGCGAAGAACTCCGGGAAAAGGAAGATCAGGATCTGGAGTGCCGGCTGCTCCACCGGGGAAGAGGCGTATACCCTGGCCATTCTGATCAGACAGTCCGGCCTGTTCGACAGTTCGTGGAAGGTGGAAATCATAGGTACCGATATAAGCCAGAGAGTTCTGGGTACCGCCCGGAAGGCTGTTTACTCCCAGTCCTCCTTCCGTGCCACTGAAGATGATCAACTCAACACGTGGTTCCACAAGGAGGGAGACGGGAAGCACTCCGTGGATGAATCGATCAGATCGATGGTTTTCTTCGGGCATCTGAACCTGATGGATGAGAAAATGATGGGCCTTATCGGTGAGTGCGACGTCATTATGTGCAGGAACGTGATCATCTATTTTGACAAGAACGCCAAGGCGAAGGTTGTCAACTCTTTCTTCAAGAAGATCGCTCCGGGAGGATATCTGCTCCTGGGGCATTCAGAGTCGCTCATGAATATCACGACCGTTTTCAAACTCAAGCACCTGACGAAGGTGATGGTTTACCAGAAGCCTGAGGAGACAGATATATGA
- the cheB gene encoding chemotaxis-specific protein-glutamate methyltransferase CheB, with amino-acid sequence MSNKGGTDNLRVLVVDDSAYNRKMLRSMLLDMEEVGRVDAVSDGEEAIRVVMTDPPDVITLDLNMPRMDGFTFLRWLMRNHPLPVVVVSAEGGEKNVFKALDLGALDFVVKPVRYASERIVEIRGELQEKIRALTGKDLGLYLNRLKVKKVAEKPAPQPARKMPGKKSGGILVIGASTGGPSAVQRVISELPADYPLPVIVVQHMPPVFTRQFAMRLDRNTALDGKEAEDGDKLSPGTVLVVPGGHHLVITGRDGKIKIVERQEGDRFVPSVDRTMTSAAETFRDRTIGVLLTGMGNDGAEGMLRISEAGGFTLAESEESSVVFGMPRAAIQNNAAQDVLHIESVGSRILELTGTLTGLKNDRSGDNK; translated from the coding sequence ATGAGTAACAAGGGCGGCACCGATAACCTTCGGGTCCTCGTTGTCGATGATTCTGCCTACAACAGGAAGATGCTCCGGTCCATGCTTTTGGATATGGAGGAGGTCGGGAGGGTGGACGCCGTATCTGACGGTGAGGAAGCTATCCGCGTTGTCATGACAGATCCCCCGGACGTTATTACCCTCGATCTGAACATGCCCAGAATGGATGGTTTCACGTTTCTGCGTTGGCTCATGCGGAACCATCCCCTTCCCGTGGTTGTGGTCAGCGCTGAGGGAGGCGAGAAAAACGTGTTCAAGGCCCTTGATCTGGGGGCCCTGGATTTCGTGGTCAAGCCGGTCCGATACGCTTCGGAAAGGATCGTTGAGATCAGGGGTGAACTTCAGGAAAAGATCCGGGCCCTCACGGGAAAGGATCTGGGCCTGTACCTTAACCGGCTGAAGGTTAAAAAGGTGGCGGAAAAACCAGCGCCGCAGCCGGCCCGGAAAATGCCGGGTAAGAAGAGCGGGGGCATCCTCGTGATCGGGGCCTCTACGGGCGGACCGTCGGCTGTCCAGAGGGTCATTTCCGAGCTTCCAGCGGACTATCCTCTGCCGGTGATCGTCGTGCAGCACATGCCGCCTGTGTTCACGCGGCAGTTCGCCATGCGTCTGGACCGGAACACAGCCCTTGACGGGAAAGAAGCGGAGGACGGTGATAAGCTCAGTCCCGGCACCGTGCTGGTTGTGCCCGGTGGGCACCACCTCGTCATTACCGGCAGGGACGGGAAGATAAAGATCGTTGAAAGGCAGGAGGGTGATCGCTTCGTACCTTCCGTGGACCGGACAATGACCTCGGCCGCGGAAACCTTCCGGGACCGAACGATCGGCGTCCTCCTTACCGGTATGGGCAACGATGGTGCGGAGGGTATGTTGAGGATCAGTGAGGCGGGCGGGTTCACGTTGGCCGAATCGGAGGAATCCTCGGTGGTCTTCGGGATGCCCCGTGCGGCCATCCAGAATAACGCCGCGCAGGATGTTCTGCACATCGAGAGTGTCGGTTCCAGGATCCTGGAGTTGACCGGGACCCTTACCGGCTTGAAAAATGACAGGAGCGGTGATAATAAATAA